The Planctellipticum variicoloris DNA window GTGATCCGGGCCGCAGGCTTTGGCGGCAATATAGGCGGCGAGCGTGCTGTCGATTCCGCCCGACAACCCCAGCACGCAGTCGGTGAAACCCGACTTCCGCATGTAGTCCCCGAGGCCCAGAATGAGTGCATCGAGCAGATCGGCGGGCGGCGGAACGTCGCGCGGCGGAACGGGCTGCGGCAATCGGTCCAGGTCGACCATTGCGAACTGTGACTCAAAGCCCTTCAGCCGGAGGATACAGCTTCCGCGTCCATCAAGCACAACGCTGTGGCCGTCGAAGACCAGGTCGTCGTTGCCGCCGGCCTGATTGACAAAGACAAACGGCAGGTGATGGCGGTCGACGTGCCGACGGAGAATTCCGTCCCGGCGGTTTACCTTGCCCGCCTCAAACGGGCTGGCGGAAACATTGATCAGAATCTCTGCCCCCGCCGCGGCGAGTTGGGCCACCGGATCGGGCAACAGATACGGGTCCGTGTGGTAAAACGTGTCCGCCTCGCCCCACCAGGCGTCCTCGCAGATATGCACGCCCAGCTTCCGACCTCGGAATTCGATGGGGCGGACGCGATCGGCGGGGCGGAAGTAGCGCCGCTCGTCAAAGACGTCATAGTTCGGCAGGAGCAGTTTGTGGATCGTGTCGACGATCTGGCCGTCGGCCAGCAGGCTGCAGGCGTTGGCGACCCGGTCATCCGGCAAGCCGCGGGCCGACGGATGCCCGACCAGCAGAGCCAGCCGGCCGCCGGCCGTCCGGGCGGCCAGCTTCTCCACGGCCCGGTCGCAGGCGACCGCAAAGCCTTCCCGCAGCAGCAGGTCCTTGGGGGGATAGCCGCTGATGACCAGTTCGCTGCAGACCAGCAGATCGGCGCCCGCCGTTTCGGCCTCGGCAATTGCCCGTTCGATCAGCCGGATGTTCCCCGACAAATCCCCCACAGTCGGGTTGAGCTGAGCCAGCGCAATCTTCATTCGACACACATTTTCAAGAGGACGACCGAAATCGGGTCCGGCGGGGCGCCCGATGCCGTTCCGCATGCAGTCGGCCCGACGCATTTCGCCCGGAACTCGCGGATGGGTATACTACCCGAACATCGATTTGACCCGTACTGTGCCGACGTGCCGGGAAGGATTCTCCGTGTCCGCCAGCTCCCTCATGCTCTTGACGGTCCTGATTGCGCCCTGGTTCGCCGACGCCGACGAACCGGGCTATGTTGCCCAGGTCGACGGTCAGAAGATTTCGATCCGCGACGTCACGTTTCTGGCGGAGCTGCGCGGCGAACCGCTCGACCGTGGAGCGAAGATTCCCGATCGCATCGTCGACGAGGCCATCGACCGAGAGCTGATCCGGCAGTTTCTCGCGGAGAAAAAGGTCACTGCCCATCCGGAACTTCTCGCCCAGCAGTTGCAGCAGGTCGAGGCGCTGATTCGCCGTCGGCAGGAGGAGCCAGAGGCGTTCCTCACGCGGCTCGGGTTCACGCAGGAACAGCTCGAACAGGAGCTTTCGCTGCCGCTGGCCTGGGCGGAATACGTCCGACGAACGGTTCATGCAACGCAGATTCGCCAGTATTTCGACGAGCATCGGTCCGAGTTCGACGGGACAAAAATCCGCGCCCGGCACATTGTTCTACAGCTTCCCAAAGACGCGCCTCCGAAGGATCTTGAGATCCGTCAACAGCGACTGGCCGCCGTTCGCAAGGAAATTCTGGCCGGCCAACGAGACTTCGCCGCCGCCGCCCGCGAGATCTCCGAGTCTCCCAGTAAAGAAACTGGCGGCGACCTGGGGATCATTCCTTTCCGCGGTCGAATTCCCGCTTCGGTGGCGCAGGCCGCCTTTCGCCTCCAGTCCGGCGAGATCACCGAACCGGTGGTCAGTCCGTTCGGCGTCCATCTGGTGTTCGTCGAGGAGCGGATTCCCGGGCAATTAAGCCTGGAAGACGCACGGCCGCAGATTCTGGAGGTGTTCGGCAAGGGGATCTGGGAGCAGACTGCGAAACAGCAGCGGGGCAAAGTGAAGATCACTCGCCCCAAACTGTAGTGGCGACCGCTGCTGACTTCCGCTGAAGCGTTTCCTCCCCCTTACTTCCGTCAAGAACGTCGCACTATGGAGCCCGCCGAACCGCCTTCCACGACCAGCCCGGACTCAACACCGGACTGGACGCAGATGCTGGCTGGCTGGCTGATCGGGCTGTGGCCGTTTCTGGGGATCGGAGCCCTGATCCTCGCGGCGCTCGCCTGGTTTCCGGCGTCGCGACTGCAGTTCGAACAGTCGATTGAGTCGCTTTACGCCGAGTCTCACCCGCGGCTGATCGATTACCGCGTCAGCCGGAACACGTTTGGCGGTGACGAATTCGTCATCGTCTCCTACGCCGATCCCGATCTGTTCGAAGATGCCGAATCCAACAAGCTGTCGCAGGCGGCGCAGGATCGGATCAACGCTCTCGCGGATAAAATCCGTGCTCTGTCGGGCATCGAGCCGGGGAGCATTCAGAGTCTGGCCGACGCGCTCCGGTTTCCATACGGCCGCAGCAAGATCCGGGAGTTCCTGACGGGAATTCTGCTGGGTTCCGACGGCGTGACGACGGCGATCGTCGCGCGGCTCAAGCCGCCCGGGGCCGCGGCGCCGCCCCGGGCGGAAACCTTCCGTGAGATCCGGGAGATTGCCGCCGCGCACGAACTGCCCGCTGTAGTAGTCGGAGAACCGATCCAGGTCCACGAGATGTTTCGCTATGTGGAAGAAGACGGGGGCACGCTGGGGGCGGCGTCGACCGGTCTGCTGATGATCGTGATTATCGTTCTGTTTCGCAGCCTGCGCTGGATGCTGCTGCCGATTATTGTGGTGCAGGTCTCGCTCCTCTGGACGCGGGCGGTGCTGGTCTTGAGCGGGCTGCAGCTCAGCATGGTCAGCTCGATGCTGAATTCACTGGTGACGATCATCGGCATTGCCACAGTCATGCACGTCACTGTCCGCTATCGAGACAAACGGGCGACGCTTGGCCGGGTCGACGCCGCCCGGGCGACGTTGGCGGAATTGATCGTGCCGACATTCTGGACCATTGTGACCACGGCCTCGGGCTTTGCCGCGCTGATCACCAGCCACATTCTGCCGGTCGCAAGCTTCGGCGTGATGATGACGCTGGCGACCCTGATGGTTGCTGTCGCCGCGGCGGCGATCGTACCGGCGGGAATCCTGCTGGGCCGGGTCACTCAGACTCCATCCGTTGTCCCGGCCGAACATCTGATCGCCGGTGCGCTCTCTCGGATCACGGGGGCGGTTGAACGGGCGCCGCTGCTGATTGGCGTCAGCATGGCGACGCTGATGACCGTCTGCGGAGCCGGGCTGTTTCGTCTCCAGGTGGAAACGGACTTCAGCAAGAATTTCCGGGCGGAAAGCCCGGTGGTGAAGGCGCTGGAGTTCTTTGAATCCAAGCTGGGGGGGGCGGGAACCTGGGAAGTGAGCTTTCCGGCTCCGGCTCGGTTGACCGAAGAATTTCTCGGTCAGGTCCGCGGGCTGGCTGACGACCTGCGTCAGCTCGAACTTCGCACGACGCAGGATCGACTGACCAAAGTCGTTTCGATCACGGATGGGCTGGACCTGATTCCCGAGCGGATTCTGTTCACTCGGCTGTCGCTGGAGACCCGGCTGGGCCTCCTCAGCGGCATTCAGTCCGAATTCACCTCCAGCCTCTACAACCCCAAAGCCGGCCGGATGCGGATCATGCTGCGGGCCATGGAGCGGCAGCCTTCCGAGACAAAACTCAAGCTGATTGAGGACGTCGAACAACTGGCCCGCAAGCGGTTTCCGGAATCGAACGCCACCGGGCTGTTTGTCCTGCTGACGTTTATTATTGAAAGTCTGATGAGCGACCAGCTCACCAGTTCGCTCCTGGCGGGGGCGGCGCTGACCATTCAGATGTCGATCGCGTTTCGCAGTCTGCGGATCGGCCTGATTTCACTGATCCCTAATATTTTTCCGATTTTGCTGGTCATCGGTACGATGGGCTGGATCGGACTGCCGGTGAACATTGCCACCGCGATGATCGCCAGCGTCTCGCTCGGACTGACGGTCGATTCCAGTGTGCACTATATCACGTCGTATCACGCCGCCAGACGTCGCGGCGCCTCGGTCAGCGAAGCACTTGACGCCACCAGCCAAGGGGTCGGGCTGGCCCTGGTGTTTGCCAATGTGGCGCTCGTGGCGGGATTTTCGGTGCTGACCCTCTCGCACTTTATCCCGCTGGTCTATTTTGGAATTCTCGTGAGCGTCTCGATGCTGGGCGGCTTGTTCGGCAATCTCGTACTGCTACCGCTTCTCTTGCGGATGGTGGACGCAAGGCCATATGGCTCTTCCGATCCCGCCCCCGCATGCGACGTGTGAGACTTTCCGCCCGCTTGCGTCCTGTCCGCAGCGGGAAAGTGCCTGGCAGGGCGATTCCAGGGAGCCAATGACGGCACCGTCCCGCAATGCATGGTCTCAGCAGATCGCCGGGTGGTACGAGGCGTACGCGCGGGAGTTGTGGGCGCTGTATTACACGATCTGCAGCGACCCGGAGCGGTCGACGGAGGCGGTGCAGGAGGCGTTTCTCCGGCTGCAGGAACACCGGGGAGAGCCGATTCGCGATCCCAAAGGCTGGTTGTTGTTCGTGGGACGCAACTGGCTGCGGGATCAGGCCCGACGGAAAGCCAGTTCGGTGAAATCCAACGTCGAGTTTCACGACCTGACAGAGTCCCACAGTGGGCCGGAAGAGGAGTTTTTCCGACATGAGCTGCAGCTTTCCATGCGGGAGGCGCTCGCGGAGCTGCGGGAGGAGGATCGGGAAGTGCTGGTCCTGCGGTACGCGCTCGGCTGGTCCTCCCAGAGAATCGGCGAACAGCTCGGGGTTCGGGCCGCTTCGGTCGATATGCGACTGACGCGCGCCCGCCAGCGCCTGGCCGTCGTCCTGAACCGCATGCAGATCGAACCTCCCGAAAGCGACTGATTCGTTTCCCGCAAACCGACCCTTGCCCCCGATTGCAGCCTGAGAGCCATGACTGATTCCCATCCCTGGACCGACGCCGATGTCGACCGCGCACTGACGCGGTTCTTCGCCGCCGAATGGCCGTCGGAAATGCCAGGCGTCCCGCCGCGGCCTGCGATCCGGCAGTCGCCGGCCCCGGCCCGCCGACAACGTCGCCAGGCGACGCGCGGGACAGTGGCGACGATCGTCTCGGCAATCGTTGTGGCCGGGCTGCTGATTGTGATCGCTCCGCCAGACCGACAACCGCCAGCCGTCATTCAAACGACAGAGAAGCCGCCTCAGGAAGTCGTCGTGACCGTGACGGAACCGGGGCCGCGGGAAATCTTTGCGACGACCGCCGGCCTGATGCGGCAACAGACGGACCTGAAGGTGACCACGGTTTCGTGGGTTGCTCCGGATTCCGGCGAAGCGATCGAGTGGCAAGTTCCCGAACTGGCGATCGACATTGTGCCCGTGGCATCCAACGATGCAGGAGACCATTGATGACTTCGCCAATCTGCCGAAGCCTGATTGCCGTCATTGCCTCCACTGCATTGCTGGCGATCGAATTGCCGCGCACCGCCGCGCAGGATTCCGGCCAGCCGACCGAAACGGTGACCCGCCAGACGGAGGTCTATCTCGGTGTCATCACCGAACCGGTTTCCGAAGCGATGGCGACGCAATTGCGCCGGCAGTTGCCGGGCGGACGTGGCCTGCTGGTCAAACGCCTGCTCCCCGGTTCGCCCGCGGAACGGGCCGGGCTGCGGCCAATGGATATCATCGCAGCCACCGACGGCCAGCCGGTCGGACGTCCGGATGATCTCAAAGAGCGAGTTGTCCGTCGCAAGCCCGCCGAGCTCCTGAAGATGAGCGTGATCCGCGAGGGGGAAACGCAATCGCTCGACGTCCCTCTGGGGGAGCGGACCGTCTCGACGCTGATTGCCCGACATTTCCCTCCGCAGGCAGGATCCGGCGGAGCGGAACGCTCCCTGTTGCCAGAACCGACAGATGCCCTGGCGGCCGTGGAAACCATTCCCCGCACGCTGCATGCCCTGACGCTGCGGACAAAAGACGGCCGACAGTTCAATCTGAGCCTCGAGTATCTCGATGCCAAAGGCCAGCCGCAGGCCGCAGCGCTGTCGGGAGACGTGACGACATTGCGTGAGGATCTCAAATCTTTGCCCGAGGCGGTCCAGCAGGCCGCCGGCCGGCACCTCGACGCCGCGGAACGCGAGAAACTCCTGGCCCGCACTGTGCAGTTTCGTTGCAGTCCCGGGCAGCTTGGCGCGGAACGGACGCTGCAGATCAGCGTCCGGCAGCCAGAGGCGTCGGGAGCGGTCCGCTGGTTCGAACTGGAACGCACCATCGCGGCCGGCCCCGGCTCCATGCGACTGTCCCAGACGCTCGATCTGCCGGAAGTCCAGTCTCAGCTCAGCGACATGGACCCGGCCGTCCGCGCCCGGATCGAGCAGACGCTCAAGACAGCGTCGCTGCCCGCCGTGGGCCTGAAGCGGGAAGAGTCGCAGTAGGCAGGATCGCGCCCGGCAGCGTTCGCTCACTCCTCCGTCAGCGATCCCACCCCAACCGTCGCCGTCTGTCCCAGCGGCCACTGCTCGATCAGCCGGTGCATGTCGTCCAGCGTGATCCCCCGGAGGATGGCCAGGTCGTCGGCGACCGAACGGTATTCCCGCCGGGTCAGCCAGTTCCCCCCCAGCGATGACAGCCGGCCCATCGGACGTTCGCCTCGCAGGACGATCCGCGTGCTGACCTTGTTCCGAGCCAGCTCCAGCTCGTCCGCCGTGATCCCGTCCCGGTTCAGCGTCTCGTAGATCGCCCGGATCCGCTCGCGGTTCTCGCGGACCAATTCCGCTTCGCAGCTCAGATACGTCAGATAGGTGCCGGCGTCTTCGTAGTCGTTGTAGCTGATTTCCGCGACCTCGGCGTGGCCGGGATCGACCAGGTCCCAGTAAAGCCGGCTGCTGGAATCGTCGCCGACGATGACCGTCAGCAGTTCCGCCGCGTAACGCAGCGGATCGGCGCCGTTCGGGGCCGCCGCCAGCTCCATCACCTGTTCGAGCTGGACGGAGTCTTTGACGATCCATTCCCGGGATGCGACCGGCTGTGGCGGACGCTTTGTTCGCGGTGAATCGCCGGCCGGCCAGTGACTGCAGTGCTGACGGGCCAGTTCGAGCACCGTTTGCCAGTCGGTGCGGCCGGCGACCGCCAGCGTGATGTTCCCAGCCCGGTAATTTGCGGTGTGATAATCCCGCATCTGCGCGGAAGTCAGCCCGCCGACGGATTCACGCGTTCCGAGGACCGAGCGACCGAGCGGATGTCCGGCGAAGAACCGGCGCATGGAGTGTTCGTAGGCGACGAACGACGGCTGATCGTCGTACATGCCGATTTCTTCGAGGATGACCTGCTTTTCCATGTCGAAGTCGGTCTCCCGCAACGACGGAAACAGGACACTCGACTGAAGTTCGAACGTCTGCGGCAGATACTCGGGGAGAATCGCCGAGTAGAACATCGTGCTCTCTTCGCCCGTCGCCGCGTTGTACTGCGCGCCGACTTCGTCGAAGACGCGGTTGACGTCTTCGGCGGAGAACTTCTCCGTCCCTTTGAAGGCCATGTGTTCGAGGAAATGGCTGACGCCGGAGACTTCGTCGGTTTCGTCGCGCGAGCCGGCCCGTACGAAGAACCCGAAGGCCACGCTCTGGACGGTGGTGTCGAGTTCGGCGATGACCTGCAGGCCGTTTTCGAGCGAAGCGTGGTGAAACTGAGGCATGGGAGACGGTTCCGCGGAGAAGTCGGTCGCTAGGATTTACGGAGCGGGATGGCTGAACGGTTCAGACCTGAGCCAGCGGCTCCGGACCGACGGTCAGGATCGAAAAGCTTTCGGCCGGGTGGCGCCGCAGATAGTCCAGCACGCTGTCGACGGTGAGGGCTTCGATCCGCCCGCGGACTTCTTCGAGGGACGTGACTCGTCCGAGGTGGAACCAGTCGCGGGCCGCCGAGGACGCCCGCGCTCCGGTGGATTCCTGGGCCATGATCAGCGAGCTCTTGGCCCGGGCCTGGCAGCGGGCGAGTTCCGCCGGCTCGATGCCGTTTGCAAGACGTTTCAGCTCGACGAGCAGCACATCCAGCGTGGCCTGCGCCCGCTCGGAGGTAGTCCCCGCATAGCAGAGCACCCGGCCGGCGTGCCGCAGAGAATGCAGCGAGGCGTAGACCGAATAGCAGAGACCTCGCTTTTCGCGGACTTCCGTAAACAGCCGGGAGCTCATGCCTCCGCTGAGGATGTCCACAGCCGCCCACGCCGCATAGTAATCGGGGTCGCGGTACGGCACCGCGGGAAACGCGACGCCGATATGCGTCTGCGTGGAGTCCTGCGTGAGATGGGAGAAGCCGGGGGTGAAATCGCCGGTCTCGGGGGGGGCTCCGTCGACGGGCGGCCGATCCCAGCCCGCGAAGGCGGCTTGAATCTGCGGGATCAGCCGGTCGGGATCAAACTTCCCGGCGAGGCCCAGAATGGCGCCCTGGGGACGAATTCGATCCTGGCAGAATTGTCTGACGCTGTCGGGCGTCGCCTGTTCGAGGTCCGTCAGGTTTCCTTCCGAGGGACGGCCCCAGGGATCCGGATAGCTGCGGCGGGTCAGTTCGACCATGACCTTTTTTTGAGGATCGTCTTCGATCGCCAGCAACGATTGCTCGGCTCCCGCGATGACCGGTTCGAAGAATTCCTCTTCCAGTCGGGGCGCCCGGACGAGCTCGCCGTACAGCTTGAGGATCGCTGGCAGGTTGTCGCCCAGGCACGCACCGTGAAAAGCCATCTGGTGGGCGGCGACGGACTCGTGCCGCTGGACTCCGAGGTGATCGAGCGCGTCTGAGAACTCGCGATTGCCGTAGGGGCCGGCCCCGCGGAGCATCCAGTCGACCGCTGCGGCCGCAGTTCCTCCGCCGCCCTCCGGTTCCCAGCTCGTCCCTGCCGGGACCAGCAGCGAGAAGGCTGCAGACTCGACGTCCGCCATCGGTTCCAGAATCAAGGTGAGTCCGCCGCCGGCGGGCGGAGGAACGATGACGGGCGGAATGCTCATGCAGCACAAAGTCTCGGAGGAAGCGGACTTCCGCAGAGACGCCTGCCTCCGCCGGAATCTGCGAAGTATTCCAGATTGGCGGGATTGAAACAACGCGGGGCGTGGAAACGCGAGCCTTAACCTGTGGTTCGCAGCCCAGAGGCGACTCCCTGGATTGTCAGCCGGACAAGCTGCCTGAGACGTTCGACGGACGCGTCGTCACCGGAATCCGCGGCTGTCCGGAGACGTCGAATCAGTTCAATTTGAATCAGATTCAGCGGATCGACGAAGGGATTCCGTTCCTGGATGGACTGCTGCAGCCACGGCGTTTCCGCCAGCAGTGAGGGCTGCCCGGTGATCATCAGGACGGAGGCCCGGCTCTGCTCGAACTCGCCGGCGATCATCGACCACAATCGCCTGCCGATTTCCGGATCGTCGACGAGCTCGGCATAGCGTTGCCCGATGGCAATGTCGGCCTTCGAAAGCGCCAGCGTCGCGTTGTCGATGATCGCTTGAAACATCGGCCAGCGCTCGTACATCTGCTGGAATTCGGACCAGTCGCCATTCCGTTCCTGGACGGCTTCCACGAGAGCGGTCCCCAAGCCGAACCAGGCGGGAAGGAAGTGCCGGTTTTGCGTCCAGGCGAACGTCCATGGAATCGCCCGCAGGTCAGACAGCGACTTGCGTTCGCGACGACGTGAGGGTCGTGATCCGATCGGCATTCGCTCAATTTCCGAGATCGGAGTTCCCTGATCGAAATAGGCCAGGAAACCGGGGGCTTCCACCAGTTCGCGATAGCGCAGGTATGACCGTCGGGCGAGACGTTCGAGTTGCCCCGTCCACTCGGACGGAGGAGTCTCGGCAGTCCCTCCGCTGACCAGCAGCGTCGCCCAGGTGACCTGCTCCAGATGCCGGAAGGCAATGTTGGCGTCGTCGTAGCGTTCGGCGAGAACTTCCCCCTGTTCGGTCATCCGCAGGCTGCCGTTGATGGAGTCGGGAGGGAGCGACAGGATGGCCCGCGCGGCGGGGCCGCCGCCGCGACCCAATGAGCCGCCGCGCCCGTGGAACACGACGAGGCGAATCCCGTGCTTGTGGGCGACTTCCGCGAGTTTCTCCTGGGCCTGGTACAACCCGACGCTCGCCGCCAGATATCCCCCGTCCTTCGTACTGTCGGAATATCCCACCATGATGATCTGCTGCGGCTCGGCTTCGCCCGAGGTTCCCAAATAATCCCTGTATTGGGGAATTGACAGCATCTCGTCGAGAATTTCGGGGCCGCGACGCAGGTCGTCGATCGTTTCGAACAGCGGCACGATCGGCAGATAGG harbors:
- a CDS encoding NAD+ synthase; translation: MKIALAQLNPTVGDLSGNIRLIERAIAEAETAGADLLVCSELVISGYPPKDLLLREGFAVACDRAVEKLAARTAGGRLALLVGHPSARGLPDDRVANACSLLADGQIVDTIHKLLLPNYDVFDERRYFRPADRVRPIEFRGRKLGVHICEDAWWGEADTFYHTDPYLLPDPVAQLAAAGAEILINVSASPFEAGKVNRRDGILRRHVDRHHLPFVFVNQAGGNDDLVFDGHSVVLDGRGSCILRLKGFESQFAMVDLDRLPQPVPPRDVPPPADLLDALILGLGDYMRKSGFTDCVLGLSGGIDSTLAAYIAAKACGPDHVHGLLMPSRYSTDHSISDARKLAENLGIDAQIVPIDAVHKSYEATPVVGADLALSPAGLADQNLQARIRGAMVMIRSNHYGWLALATGNKSELAVGYCTLYGDMAGGFAVLCDLLKRDVYAICRYINDVREGREVIPRHVIDKPPSAELAPDQFDQDTLPPYPVLDAILQGLVEDELSVETLSKLHPAETVKWVARRLDRNEFKRRQMPPGIKLSPRAFGSGRRMPMAAKFEIE
- a CDS encoding peptidylprolyl isomerase; amino-acid sequence: MSASSLMLLTVLIAPWFADADEPGYVAQVDGQKISIRDVTFLAELRGEPLDRGAKIPDRIVDEAIDRELIRQFLAEKKVTAHPELLAQQLQQVEALIRRRQEEPEAFLTRLGFTQEQLEQELSLPLAWAEYVRRTVHATQIRQYFDEHRSEFDGTKIRARHIVLQLPKDAPPKDLEIRQQRLAAVRKEILAGQRDFAAAAREISESPSKETGGDLGIIPFRGRIPASVAQAAFRLQSGEITEPVVSPFGVHLVFVEERIPGQLSLEDARPQILEVFGKGIWEQTAKQQRGKVKITRPKL
- a CDS encoding efflux RND transporter permease subunit, whose product is MEPAEPPSTTSPDSTPDWTQMLAGWLIGLWPFLGIGALILAALAWFPASRLQFEQSIESLYAESHPRLIDYRVSRNTFGGDEFVIVSYADPDLFEDAESNKLSQAAQDRINALADKIRALSGIEPGSIQSLADALRFPYGRSKIREFLTGILLGSDGVTTAIVARLKPPGAAAPPRAETFREIREIAAAHELPAVVVGEPIQVHEMFRYVEEDGGTLGAASTGLLMIVIIVLFRSLRWMLLPIIVVQVSLLWTRAVLVLSGLQLSMVSSMLNSLVTIIGIATVMHVTVRYRDKRATLGRVDAARATLAELIVPTFWTIVTTASGFAALITSHILPVASFGVMMTLATLMVAVAAAAIVPAGILLGRVTQTPSVVPAEHLIAGALSRITGAVERAPLLIGVSMATLMTVCGAGLFRLQVETDFSKNFRAESPVVKALEFFESKLGGAGTWEVSFPAPARLTEEFLGQVRGLADDLRQLELRTTQDRLTKVVSITDGLDLIPERILFTRLSLETRLGLLSGIQSEFTSSLYNPKAGRMRIMLRAMERQPSETKLKLIEDVEQLARKRFPESNATGLFVLLTFIIESLMSDQLTSSLLAGAALTIQMSIAFRSLRIGLISLIPNIFPILLVIGTMGWIGLPVNIATAMIASVSLGLTVDSSVHYITSYHAARRRGASVSEALDATSQGVGLALVFANVALVAGFSVLTLSHFIPLVYFGILVSVSMLGGLFGNLVLLPLLLRMVDARPYGSSDPAPACDV
- a CDS encoding RNA polymerase sigma factor, with the translated sequence MTAPSRNAWSQQIAGWYEAYARELWALYYTICSDPERSTEAVQEAFLRLQEHRGEPIRDPKGWLLFVGRNWLRDQARRKASSVKSNVEFHDLTESHSGPEEEFFRHELQLSMREALAELREEDREVLVLRYALGWSSQRIGEQLGVRAASVDMRLTRARQRLAVVLNRMQIEPPESD
- a CDS encoding S1C family serine protease translates to MTSPICRSLIAVIASTALLAIELPRTAAQDSGQPTETVTRQTEVYLGVITEPVSEAMATQLRRQLPGGRGLLVKRLLPGSPAERAGLRPMDIIAATDGQPVGRPDDLKERVVRRKPAELLKMSVIREGETQSLDVPLGERTVSTLIARHFPPQAGSGGAERSLLPEPTDALAAVETIPRTLHALTLRTKDGRQFNLSLEYLDAKGQPQAAALSGDVTTLREDLKSLPEAVQQAAGRHLDAAEREKLLARTVQFRCSPGQLGAERTLQISVRQPEASGAVRWFELERTIAAGPGSMRLSQTLDLPEVQSQLSDMDPAVRARIEQTLKTASLPAVGLKREESQ
- a CDS encoding M16 family metallopeptidase; this translates as MPQFHHASLENGLQVIAELDTTVQSVAFGFFVRAGSRDETDEVSGVSHFLEHMAFKGTEKFSAEDVNRVFDEVGAQYNAATGEESTMFYSAILPEYLPQTFELQSSVLFPSLRETDFDMEKQVILEEIGMYDDQPSFVAYEHSMRRFFAGHPLGRSVLGTRESVGGLTSAQMRDYHTANYRAGNITLAVAGRTDWQTVLELARQHCSHWPAGDSPRTKRPPQPVASREWIVKDSVQLEQVMELAAAPNGADPLRYAAELLTVIVGDDSSSRLYWDLVDPGHAEVAEISYNDYEDAGTYLTYLSCEAELVRENRERIRAIYETLNRDGITADELELARNKVSTRIVLRGERPMGRLSSLGGNWLTRREYRSVADDLAILRGITLDDMHRLIEQWPLGQTATVGVGSLTEE
- a CDS encoding M16 family metallopeptidase is translated as MSIPPVIVPPPAGGGLTLILEPMADVESAAFSLLVPAGTSWEPEGGGGTAAAAVDWMLRGAGPYGNREFSDALDHLGVQRHESVAAHQMAFHGACLGDNLPAILKLYGELVRAPRLEEEFFEPVIAGAEQSLLAIEDDPQKKVMVELTRRSYPDPWGRPSEGNLTDLEQATPDSVRQFCQDRIRPQGAILGLAGKFDPDRLIPQIQAAFAGWDRPPVDGAPPETGDFTPGFSHLTQDSTQTHIGVAFPAVPYRDPDYYAAWAAVDILSGGMSSRLFTEVREKRGLCYSVYASLHSLRHAGRVLCYAGTTSERAQATLDVLLVELKRLANGIEPAELARCQARAKSSLIMAQESTGARASSAARDWFHLGRVTSLEEVRGRIEALTVDSVLDYLRRHPAESFSILTVGPEPLAQV